The proteins below come from a single Piscinibacter gummiphilus genomic window:
- a CDS encoding serine hydrolase domain-containing protein produces MTAPFDFQPIHTAMKRYVDGNLLAGVSCAVLRGQDLLDVHHVGLADKENGVPMRDDTIFRAFSNTKLVATIAALQLLDAGKFQLDDPIERFIPALGNRQVLREGATSLSDTEPATRPITIRQLMSHSSGLSYGLLDPGTLLFKAYAERQVLSPLLSLSHMMEALSGLPLASQPGTRWEYSVASDVLARLVEVVSRERFGDYLQAHILEPLGMVDTKFVVPAQDLPRLAAMYAGAAPTNPMAPGLTRADDWPYPKAFTVPVPSQSGGGGLVTTLPDMVALMRSLMPGGKALLKPETLALMMSNQLPEGVSIRFPTVGPVPGKVFGLGGAITVKPSAYDPPGGLGEFEWGGIGGTHWWINPRHNIAGLAMTQRQHGFWHPFSFEFKRLAYAALGH; encoded by the coding sequence ATGACCGCCCCCTTCGATTTCCAACCCATTCACACCGCCATGAAGCGCTATGTCGACGGCAACCTGCTGGCGGGCGTCTCGTGCGCCGTACTGCGCGGCCAGGACCTGCTCGACGTGCACCACGTGGGCCTGGCCGACAAGGAGAACGGCGTGCCCATGCGCGACGACACCATCTTCCGCGCCTTCTCCAACACCAAGCTCGTCGCCACGATCGCGGCGCTGCAGCTGCTCGACGCGGGCAAGTTCCAGCTCGACGACCCAATCGAGCGTTTCATCCCCGCGCTGGGCAACCGCCAGGTGCTGCGCGAGGGCGCCACCTCGCTCTCCGACACCGAGCCGGCCACCCGCCCCATCACCATCCGCCAGCTGATGAGCCACAGCTCTGGCCTGAGCTACGGCCTGCTCGACCCGGGCACGCTGCTCTTCAAGGCCTACGCCGAACGGCAGGTGCTGTCGCCGCTCCTGAGCCTCTCGCACATGATGGAAGCGCTGTCGGGCCTGCCGCTCGCGAGCCAGCCCGGCACCCGCTGGGAGTACTCGGTGGCAAGCGACGTGCTGGCCCGTCTCGTCGAGGTGGTGAGCCGAGAGCGGTTTGGCGACTACCTCCAGGCCCACATCCTCGAACCGCTGGGCATGGTCGACACGAAATTCGTCGTGCCCGCCCAAGACCTGCCGCGGCTGGCCGCGATGTATGCGGGTGCCGCGCCGACCAACCCGATGGCGCCGGGTCTGACCCGCGCCGACGACTGGCCCTACCCCAAGGCCTTCACCGTGCCCGTGCCCAGCCAGTCCGGCGGCGGCGGCCTGGTGACCACCCTGCCCGACATGGTCGCGCTGATGCGCAGCCTGATGCCGGGCGGCAAGGCCCTGCTCAAGCCCGAGACACTCGCGCTGATGATGAGCAACCAGCTGCCCGAAGGCGTTTCGATCCGCTTTCCGACCGTCGGCCCGGTGCCGGGCAAGGTCTTCGGCCTGGGCGGCGCGATCACGGTCAAGCCGAGCGCCTACGACCCGCCCGGCGGCCTGGGCGAATTCGAATGGGGCGGCATCGGCGGCACGCACTGGTGGATCAACCCACGGCACAACATCGCAGGCCTCGCGATGACGCAGCGCCAGCACGGGTTCTGGCACCCGTTCTCGTTCGAGTTCAAGCGCCTCGCCTACGCGGCGCTCGGGCACTGA
- a CDS encoding HIT family protein: MTHVFQPLPDAPQACELCQHAGGQLLWQQGDWRVIRVNDEAFPAFYRVIYKRHVAEFSQLPGPERQRCMQLVAVVEKVLLSQLRPTKVNLAAFGNMVPHLHWHVVARFDWDSHFPQPIWGAKQREVTPPAVARLAMPLGTLDEAVVAALDGAARSA; the protein is encoded by the coding sequence ATGACACACGTCTTTCAGCCCCTTCCTGATGCACCGCAGGCATGCGAACTCTGTCAGCACGCTGGAGGCCAGCTGCTGTGGCAGCAGGGCGATTGGCGTGTGATCCGGGTGAACGATGAGGCCTTCCCCGCCTTCTACCGGGTGATCTACAAGCGGCACGTGGCCGAGTTCTCCCAGCTGCCAGGGCCGGAGCGCCAGCGCTGCATGCAGCTGGTCGCGGTGGTCGAGAAGGTGCTCTTGAGCCAGCTGCGACCGACCAAGGTCAACCTGGCGGCTTTCGGGAACATGGTCCCGCATCTGCACTGGCATGTAGTCGCCCGCTTCGACTGGGACAGCCACTTCCCCCAGCCGATCTGGGGCGCCAAGCAGCGTGAGGTCACGCCGCCGGCGGTGGCCCGGCTGGCCATGCCGCTGGGGACCTTGGACGAAGCTGTGGTGGCGGCACTGGATGGGGCGGCGCGCTCCGCCTGA
- a CDS encoding FkbM family methyltransferase — MSTATSHDLIFDVGTHRGEDTEFYLKLGYRVVGIEANPDLAAELKSRYRQEIERGTFAIVDKAISETPGTISFWVNKKLSVWGTADPQWAERNQGMGADSEEIKVESIRFSEVIEQHGCPHYLKIDVEGADMLCVHGLEGMSCRPTYISVESNKTSWRGLLDEFDTFERLGYHRFKVVDQRLHRDGQYKALDGSMVHHQFVGGTTGPFGEDLEGPWLTRQQAIRAYIPIFILYKTLGDNTLLRRLLKNVPVLRRLVDKVSWYDTHAKHG, encoded by the coding sequence TTGAGCACCGCAACTTCGCACGACCTGATCTTCGACGTCGGCACCCACCGGGGAGAAGACACCGAGTTCTACCTGAAGCTGGGCTACCGCGTGGTGGGCATCGAAGCCAACCCCGATCTGGCCGCCGAGCTGAAGAGCCGCTACCGCCAGGAAATCGAACGCGGCACCTTCGCCATCGTCGACAAGGCCATCAGCGAGACGCCGGGCACGATCAGTTTCTGGGTCAACAAGAAGCTCTCGGTCTGGGGCACCGCCGACCCCCAATGGGCCGAGCGCAACCAGGGCATGGGCGCCGACTCGGAAGAGATCAAGGTCGAGAGCATCCGTTTCTCCGAGGTGATCGAGCAGCATGGCTGCCCGCACTACCTGAAGATCGACGTCGAAGGCGCCGACATGCTCTGCGTGCACGGGCTCGAAGGCATGAGCTGCCGCCCGACCTACATCTCGGTCGAATCGAACAAGACCTCGTGGCGCGGGCTGCTGGACGAGTTCGACACCTTCGAGCGCCTCGGCTACCACCGCTTCAAGGTCGTCGACCAGCGCCTCCACCGCGACGGCCAGTACAAGGCGCTCGACGGCAGCATGGTCCATCACCAGTTCGTCGGCGGCACCACCGGCCCCTTCGGCGAAGACCTCGAAGGCCCGTGGCTGACCCGGCAGCAAGCGATCCGCGCCTACATCCCGATCTTCATCCTCTACAAGACGCTGGGCGACAACACGCTGCTGCGTCGCCTGCTGAAGAACGTGCCCGTCCTGCGCCGCCTGGTCGACAAGGTGAGCTGGTACGACACGCACGCCAAGCACGGCTGA
- a CDS encoding tripartite tricarboxylate transporter substrate binding protein, whose amino-acid sequence MTAPLLNRRLLGIALAGALAAPGLAFADTWPSKPVRWVVAYPAGGGSDFLARQLAPQLGKQLGQTIVIDNRPGAAGIIGTDNAAKSPPDGYTIVTGDNGAMVFHSAMYKKLPYDPKDLAPVGFMARFPLILAVNPGAGFTSGKQLLDELKKNPGKYSYASPGIGSPHHLAMELLKDRTKSFVVHVPYRGTALAVQDVISGQVPMMVLDTAAGLPQIRSAKVKALAVMSKKRIPSLPDVPTLDELGVKDFEVTAWQGLFVPKGTPADITTRLTAEMNKAIATPEVKAKLEDFGLEVTPSDGPALASFLQKETTFWHALIKERGLSAE is encoded by the coding sequence ATGACCGCACCCCTCCTGAACCGACGCCTGCTGGGCATCGCCCTTGCAGGCGCTCTCGCCGCCCCTGGCCTCGCCTTCGCCGACACCTGGCCCAGCAAGCCCGTGCGCTGGGTCGTGGCCTACCCGGCCGGCGGTGGCTCCGACTTCCTCGCCCGCCAGCTCGCACCGCAACTCGGCAAGCAGCTCGGCCAGACGATCGTGATCGACAACCGCCCGGGCGCGGCCGGCATCATCGGCACCGACAACGCGGCCAAATCCCCACCCGACGGTTACACCATCGTCACGGGCGACAACGGCGCGATGGTGTTCCACAGCGCGATGTACAAGAAGCTGCCCTACGACCCGAAGGACCTGGCGCCCGTGGGCTTCATGGCGCGCTTCCCGCTGATCCTTGCCGTCAACCCGGGCGCGGGCTTCACGAGCGGCAAGCAGCTGCTCGACGAGCTGAAGAAGAACCCCGGCAAGTACAGCTACGCCTCGCCCGGCATCGGTAGCCCGCACCACCTGGCGATGGAGCTCTTGAAGGACCGCACCAAGAGCTTCGTCGTGCACGTGCCCTACCGCGGCACGGCGCTCGCGGTGCAAGACGTGATCTCCGGGCAGGTGCCGATGATGGTGCTCGACACCGCCGCCGGCCTGCCGCAGATCCGCAGCGCCAAGGTCAAAGCACTGGCCGTGATGTCGAAGAAACGCATCCCCTCGCTGCCCGACGTGCCCACGCTCGACGAGCTGGGCGTGAAGGACTTCGAGGTGACCGCCTGGCAGGGCCTCTTCGTCCCGAAGGGCACGCCGGCCGACATCACCACGCGCCTCACGGCCGAGATGAACAAGGCGATCGCCACGCCCGAGGTGAAGGCCAAGCTCGAAGACTTCGGCCTCGAAGTGACCCCGTCCGACGGCCCCGCACTCGCGAGCTTCCTGCAGAAGGAAACCACCTTCTGGCACGCGCTCATCAAGGAGCGCGGCCTGTCGGCGGAATAA
- a CDS encoding FAD/FMN-binding oxidoreductase, which yields MNAPIPLDQIAAAHAAPHAPRLREIPYNYTSFSDREIVIRLLGSRAWELLNRLRDERQTGRSARMLYEVLGDIWVVQRNPYLQDDLLDNPRRRKQLIDALNHRLGEVQARRKPEGDGVRDASVGELLTLAHAAVKSFADLFDKTAELRRRATKVLGRHTAKDNIKFDGLSRVSHVTDATDWRVEYPFVVLTPDTEAEMAALVKSCIELGLTIIPRGGGTGYTGGAVPLTWNSAVINTEKLEAMTEIEMVRLPGLDREVATIWTEAGVVTQRVADAAERGGHVFAVDPTSAEASCIGGNIAMNAGGKKAVLWGTALDNLASWRMVTPEAKWLEVVRLDHNLGKIHDVETATFELRYFDASGKTLERTETLQIPGRTFRKEGLGKDVTDKFLAGLPGIQKEGCDGLITSARWVVHKMPAHTRTVCLEFFGNAHDAVPSIVEIKDFMFAEAKKPGGAILAGLEHLDDRYLKAVGYATKSKRGGLPKMVLIGDIAGDDPDAVARATSEVVRLANGRAGEGFVAVSADARKKFWLDRKRTAAISRHTNAFKVNEDVVIPLPRMGEYTNGIERINIELSLRNKLALVDALEAFFQRGNLPLGKSDDAGEIASAELLEDRVQQALTLLREVRELWSHWLHHLDDMHPQSGRTYFADLQDHSLRASWKTQIRAKLQSIFAGSALKPIVAEAQRIHKEVLRGRVWVALHMHAGDGNVHTNIPVNSDNYEMLQTAHEAVARIMKLARSLNGVISGEHGIGITKLEFLTDEEIADFTAYKQRVDPEGRFNKGKLLRDPSLKADLTNAYTPSFGLMGHESLIMQQSDIGDIAASMKDCLRCGKCKPVCATHVPRANLLYSPRNKILATSLLVEAFLYEEQTRRGVSIKHWAEFEDVADHCTVCHKCLTPCPVNIDFGDVSMNMRNLLRKMGKKSFRPGNKMAMLMLNATNPETIKLLRAGMVDVGFKAQRAANNLLRGLAKKQTAAPKSTVGTAPIKEQVIHFINKKLPGGLPKKTARALLDIEDKNYVPIIRDPKKTSADTEAVFYFPGCGSERLFSQVGLATQAMLWHAGVQTVLPPGYLCCGYPQRGSGQFDKAEKMITDNRVLFHRVANTLNYLDIKTVVVSCGTCYDQLQGYQFDKIFPGSRIIDIHEYLLEKNITLQGGGGYLYHDPCHSPMKLQDPMKTVKALVGDNVLKNERCCGESGTLGVTRPDISTQVRFRKEEELRKGEAQLRATGAVAEKADVKILTSCPSCLQGLSRYGNDLQNGLLEADYIVVEMANQILGPDWMPEYVERANDGGIERVLV from the coding sequence ATGAACGCACCCATTCCGCTCGACCAGATTGCCGCGGCACATGCCGCGCCTCACGCGCCGCGTTTGCGCGAGATTCCGTACAACTACACGTCGTTCTCGGATCGCGAGATCGTCATCCGCCTGCTGGGCTCGCGGGCCTGGGAACTCCTCAACCGGCTGCGCGACGAGCGCCAGACCGGCCGCTCGGCGCGCATGCTGTACGAGGTGCTGGGCGACATCTGGGTGGTGCAGCGCAATCCGTATCTTCAAGACGACCTGCTCGACAACCCGCGCCGCCGCAAGCAGCTGATCGACGCCCTGAACCATCGCCTGGGCGAGGTGCAGGCGCGCCGAAAGCCCGAGGGCGATGGCGTGCGGGATGCGTCGGTGGGCGAACTGCTGACGCTGGCCCATGCGGCGGTGAAGTCCTTCGCCGATCTGTTCGACAAGACGGCCGAGCTGCGCCGCCGTGCGACCAAGGTGCTCGGCCGCCACACGGCGAAGGACAACATCAAGTTCGACGGGCTCTCGCGTGTGTCGCACGTGACCGACGCGACCGACTGGCGCGTCGAGTACCCCTTCGTCGTGCTCACGCCCGACACCGAAGCCGAGATGGCGGCGCTGGTGAAGAGCTGCATCGAACTCGGTCTCACCATCATCCCGCGTGGGGGCGGCACCGGCTACACCGGCGGCGCCGTGCCGCTGACCTGGAACAGCGCGGTCATCAACACCGAGAAGCTCGAGGCGATGACCGAGATCGAGATGGTCAGGCTGCCGGGCCTCGACCGCGAGGTGGCAACGATCTGGACCGAAGCCGGCGTGGTCACGCAGCGCGTGGCCGATGCCGCCGAGCGCGGCGGCCATGTCTTCGCCGTCGACCCCACTTCGGCCGAGGCCTCGTGCATCGGCGGCAACATCGCGATGAACGCCGGTGGCAAGAAGGCCGTGCTGTGGGGCACCGCGCTCGACAACCTCGCCTCCTGGCGCATGGTCACGCCCGAAGCCAAGTGGCTGGAGGTGGTGCGCCTCGACCACAACCTCGGCAAGATCCACGATGTCGAGACCGCAACCTTCGAACTGCGCTACTTCGATGCCAGCGGCAAGACGCTGGAGCGCACCGAGACGCTTCAGATCCCCGGCCGCACCTTCCGCAAGGAAGGCCTGGGCAAGGACGTGACCGACAAGTTCCTCGCCGGCCTGCCCGGCATCCAGAAGGAAGGCTGCGACGGCCTCATCACCAGCGCCCGCTGGGTGGTGCACAAGATGCCGGCGCACACGCGCACGGTGTGCCTGGAGTTCTTCGGCAATGCGCACGACGCGGTGCCCTCGATCGTCGAGATCAAGGACTTCATGTTCGCCGAAGCGAAGAAGCCCGGCGGCGCGATCCTCGCGGGCCTGGAGCACCTCGACGACCGCTATCTCAAGGCCGTGGGCTACGCGACCAAGAGCAAGCGCGGCGGCCTGCCGAAGATGGTGCTGATCGGCGACATTGCCGGTGACGACCCCGACGCCGTGGCGCGCGCCACCAGCGAGGTGGTGCGCCTGGCCAACGGCCGAGCCGGCGAAGGCTTCGTGGCGGTGAGCGCCGATGCACGCAAGAAGTTCTGGCTCGACCGCAAGCGCACGGCGGCCATCAGCCGCCACACCAACGCCTTCAAGGTCAACGAAGACGTGGTGATCCCGCTGCCGCGCATGGGCGAGTACACCAACGGCATCGAGCGCATCAACATCGAGCTCTCCTTGCGCAACAAGCTGGCGCTGGTCGATGCACTGGAGGCTTTTTTCCAGCGCGGCAACCTGCCCTTGGGCAAGAGCGACGACGCGGGCGAGATCGCGAGCGCCGAGCTGCTCGAAGACCGTGTGCAGCAGGCGCTGACGCTGCTGCGCGAGGTGCGCGAGTTGTGGAGCCACTGGCTGCACCACCTCGACGACATGCACCCCCAGAGCGGCCGCACGTACTTCGCCGACCTGCAGGACCATTCGCTGCGCGCGTCGTGGAAGACGCAGATCCGTGCCAAGTTGCAGTCCATCTTCGCCGGCTCGGCCCTGAAGCCCATCGTCGCCGAAGCCCAGCGGATCCACAAGGAAGTGCTGCGCGGCCGCGTGTGGGTGGCGCTGCACATGCACGCCGGCGACGGCAACGTGCACACCAACATCCCGGTCAACAGCGACAACTACGAGATGCTGCAGACGGCGCACGAGGCCGTGGCCCGCATCATGAAGCTCGCGCGTTCGCTCAACGGCGTGATCTCGGGCGAGCACGGCATCGGCATCACCAAGCTCGAATTCCTCACCGACGAGGAGATCGCCGACTTCACCGCCTACAAGCAGCGTGTCGACCCCGAAGGGCGCTTCAACAAGGGCAAGCTGCTGCGCGATCCCTCTCTGAAGGCTGACCTGACCAACGCCTACACGCCGAGCTTCGGCCTGATGGGGCACGAGTCGCTGATCATGCAGCAGAGCGACATCGGCGACATCGCCGCGTCGATGAAGGACTGCCTGCGCTGCGGCAAGTGCAAGCCGGTGTGCGCGACGCACGTGCCGCGCGCGAACCTGCTCTACAGCCCGCGCAACAAGATCCTCGCCACTTCGCTGCTGGTCGAAGCGTTCCTCTACGAAGAGCAGACGCGCCGCGGCGTCTCCATCAAGCACTGGGCCGAGTTCGAAGACGTGGCCGACCACTGCACCGTCTGCCACAAGTGCCTGACGCCGTGCCCGGTCAACATCGATTTCGGCGACGTGTCGATGAACATGCGCAACCTCTTGCGCAAGATGGGAAAGAAGAGCTTCCGCCCGGGCAACAAGATGGCGATGCTGATGCTCAACGCCACCAATCCCGAGACGATCAAGCTATTGCGCGCCGGCATGGTCGACGTGGGCTTCAAGGCCCAGCGTGCCGCCAACAACCTGCTGCGCGGCCTCGCGAAGAAGCAGACGGCTGCGCCGAAGTCGACGGTGGGCACCGCGCCGATCAAGGAGCAGGTGATCCACTTCATCAACAAGAAGCTGCCGGGTGGCCTGCCGAAGAAGACGGCGCGTGCGCTGCTCGACATCGAGGACAAGAACTACGTCCCGATCATTCGCGACCCGAAGAAGACGAGCGCTGACACCGAGGCCGTCTTCTACTTCCCGGGCTGCGGCTCGGAGCGACTCTTCTCGCAGGTCGGCCTCGCGACCCAGGCGATGCTGTGGCATGCCGGCGTGCAGACCGTGCTGCCGCCGGGATACCTGTGCTGTGGCTACCCGCAGCGCGGCTCGGGCCAGTTCGACAAGGCCGAGAAGATGATCACCGACAACCGGGTGCTCTTCCACCGCGTCGCCAACACGCTCAACTACCTCGACATCAAGACCGTGGTGGTGAGCTGCGGTACCTGCTACGACCAGCTGCAGGGCTACCAGTTCGACAAGATCTTCCCGGGCAGTCGCATCATCGACATCCACGAGTACCTGCTGGAGAAGAACATCACGCTGCAAGGCGGTGGTGGCTACCTCTACCACGACCCCTGCCACAGCCCGATGAAGCTGCAGGACCCGATGAAGACGGTGAAGGCCCTCGTCGGCGACAACGTGCTGAAGAACGAGCGCTGCTGCGGCGAGAGCGGCACGCTGGGGGTGACCCGGCCCGACATCTCGACGCAGGTGCGCTTCCGCAAGGAAGAAGAGCTGCGCAAGGGGGAGGCCCAGCTGCGTGCGACCGGCGCCGTGGCCGAGAAGGCCGACGTGAAGATCCTCACCTCGTGCCCGAGCTGCCTGCAAGGCCTGAGCCGCTACGGCAACGACCTGCAGAACGGCCTGCTCGAAGCCGACTACATCGTCGTCGAGATGGCCAACCAGATCCTCGGGCCCGACTGGATGCCCGAGTATGTGGAACGCGCGAACGACGGCGGCATCGAGCGCGTGCTGGTCTAG